Proteins from one Rosa chinensis cultivar Old Blush chromosome 7, RchiOBHm-V2, whole genome shotgun sequence genomic window:
- the LOC112178124 gene encoding retinal-binding protein: MKTVGQAIDYRCLIRATYGNKAISFHYYVQSHIQINEYRDRVILPFASKKYGKPITTCVKVLDMTGLKVLALSQIKLLTIISTVDDLNYPEKTNTYCIVNVPYIFSACWKVVKPLLQERIREKVQLLSGCGTDELLKVIFNVLKS; encoded by the exons ATGAAAACTGTTGGTCAAGCAATTGACTACAGATGCCTTATCCGTGCAACTTATGGGAACAAGGCAATATCT TTTCACTACTATGTGCAGTCACACATTCAAATAAATGAATATCGAGATCGTGTTATTTTG CCCTTTGCATCGAAGAAGTATGGTAAACCTATCACCACGTGTGTGAAGGTTTTAGATATGACTGGGTTGAAGGTTTTAGCACTAAGCCAAATTAAG TTGTTGACAATTATATCAACAGTTGATGATTTGAACTACCCAGAGAAGACAAATACGTACTGCATTGTAAATGTGCCGTACATATTCTCAGCTTGTTGGAAG GTTGTCAAGCCCCTTTTGCAGGAGAGGATAAGGGAAAAGGTACAATTATTGTCTGGTTGTGGTACAGATGAGTTGTTGAAG GTTATATTCAACGTTCTTAAATCATGA